A genomic stretch from Campylobacter lari subsp. concheus includes:
- a CDS encoding acyl-[ACP]--phospholipid O-acyltransferase — protein MQGNFLKIFGVLPFLAVAFINAFVDLGHKIIIQNTIYKFYEDSTQLFLTAIVNALMLLPFILMLSPSGFLADKFPKNKIMKISALFSVILTCIICLCYYLGAFWLAFVMTFIMGVQSALYSPAKYGFIKELVGKELLAMGNGAVNAVSIVAILAGMTVFSLSFEILFEPNFNTPSDILTQIAPLGFVLIAFALLELFLAYKLPSLKEEDKNLSFDKKQYLQGKLLASNLKTIFSHKIIWLCIVGISLFWAISQLYLVSFPVYAKNDLFIENTFYIQCSLAFSGIGVIIGSLISGKFSKNYIELGLIPLGALGIFLMSILMPFLENLLSYSVVFFIFGLSGAFFIIPLNSLIQFHAKENELGKVLAGNNFIQNIFMLGFLTLATFAAYAEFEVINLFYFIIAVAFFGSVYVLSKLPFSLVRLLMSIAFFQRYRLLVEGFENIPEKGGALLLGNHISFIDWAIVQMAIPRKIYFVMEKSIYSKWYIKIFLDKFGVIPVSSASSKSSLELIAMHIKNGNLVCLFPEGVLSRHGQLNEFKGGFELVCSKLEEQDGVILPFYIRGLWGSAFSRSDEEFSARNRKISKRKIAIAFGKSLPIHTKKEIVKAKVFELSFIAWKSQCESMHTIARAWIDSAKRNLSQIAIVDPLIGGITYRKMLALSLVFSSFIKNISHELNIQPTQGSYAPKEECIGILLPASMASSLCNLAVLLANKIVVNLNFTAGVKAINQAIQSSQIQQIYTSRKFIEKLENKGIKLEFEEHVRIIFMEDVIASFKRQKLKIFSMLALVSILPTCLIKALFAPNKQNLAIAAILFSSGSEGTPKGVMLNNRNILSNIAQISDVLCAKNEDVVLSSLPPFHAFGLTVTTFMPLLEGIKSITHADPTDALGVAKAIVKNNVSIMCATSTFLGIYARNKKLDAIMFESLRIIVSGAEKLKSEVRTAFEMKFKKPIFEGYGATETTPVASVNLPNKFDPDYWILHRANKEGSVGMPLPGSAIRIVDPSTYESLNHGEDGLILIGGHQVMVGYLNNKEKTDEVIKEIDNIRWYNTGDKGHVDEDGFLYIVDRYSRFAKIGGEMISLGALEEEIAKFINTDIVKFCAVALDDDKKGEMVCLLVECQEQDFDGICEVIKNSTMPAIFKPSKYFKVEQIPLLGSGKVDLKGAKDLAKILQEN, from the coding sequence GCGTATTGCCATTTTTAGCAGTAGCTTTTATTAACGCTTTTGTAGATTTAGGACACAAAATCATTATACAAAACACTATCTATAAATTTTATGAAGATAGCACCCAGCTTTTTCTAACTGCTATTGTTAATGCTTTGATGCTTTTACCTTTTATCCTTATGCTTTCGCCTTCTGGATTCTTAGCAGATAAATTTCCTAAAAATAAAATCATGAAAATATCTGCATTATTTTCGGTAATATTAACTTGTATTATTTGTTTGTGTTATTATCTTGGAGCATTTTGGCTTGCTTTTGTAATGACTTTTATCATGGGAGTGCAATCTGCTTTATACTCTCCTGCAAAATATGGTTTTATAAAAGAATTAGTAGGAAAAGAACTTTTAGCTATGGGAAATGGAGCCGTAAATGCGGTAAGTATCGTGGCTATTTTAGCCGGTATGACAGTATTTTCTCTAAGCTTTGAAATACTTTTTGAGCCAAATTTTAACACTCCTTCGGATATTTTAACACAAATTGCGCCTTTGGGTTTTGTATTGATAGCTTTTGCTTTATTAGAACTTTTTTTAGCTTATAAACTTCCTAGTTTAAAAGAAGAAGATAAAAATTTAAGTTTTGATAAAAAACAATATTTACAAGGAAAGCTTTTAGCCTCTAATTTAAAAACAATATTTTCTCATAAAATCATTTGGCTTTGCATTGTAGGAATTTCACTTTTTTGGGCCATATCACAACTTTATTTAGTAAGTTTTCCTGTATATGCAAAAAATGATCTTTTTATAGAGAATACCTTTTACATACAATGCTCTTTAGCTTTTTCTGGTATAGGAGTGATTATAGGATCACTTATTAGTGGTAAGTTTTCTAAAAACTACATCGAATTAGGTCTTATACCACTAGGTGCTTTAGGGATTTTTCTAATGAGCATTTTAATGCCATTTTTAGAAAACTTACTAAGCTATAGTGTGGTGTTTTTTATTTTTGGTTTAAGTGGTGCATTTTTTATCATACCTTTAAATTCTCTCATACAATTTCATGCAAAAGAAAATGAACTAGGAAAAGTCTTAGCAGGTAATAATTTTATACAAAATATTTTCATGTTAGGCTTTTTAACACTAGCTACTTTTGCTGCTTATGCTGAATTTGAAGTGATAAATTTGTTTTATTTTATCATCGCTGTGGCATTTTTTGGAAGCGTTTATGTGCTAAGTAAATTGCCTTTTTCTTTAGTGCGTTTATTAATGAGCATAGCGTTTTTTCAACGCTACCGTTTATTAGTAGAAGGTTTTGAGAATATTCCTGAAAAAGGTGGAGCATTATTGCTTGGTAATCATATATCTTTTATAGATTGGGCTATTGTACAAATGGCTATACCAAGAAAAATTTATTTTGTTATGGAAAAAAGCATTTATTCTAAGTGGTATATTAAAATTTTTCTTGATAAATTTGGAGTTATTCCTGTTTCAAGTGCTTCTAGTAAATCAAGCTTAGAGCTTATTGCTATGCATATTAAAAACGGAAATTTAGTTTGTCTTTTCCCAGAAGGAGTACTTTCACGCCATGGACAGCTTAATGAATTTAAAGGCGGATTTGAGTTAGTTTGCTCAAAATTAGAAGAACAAGATGGAGTGATTTTGCCTTTTTATATTAGAGGACTTTGGGGAAGTGCTTTTTCAAGAAGTGATGAAGAATTTTCAGCAAGAAATCGCAAAATAAGCAAAAGAAAAATCGCTATTGCTTTTGGAAAAAGCTTACCAATACACACTAAAAAAGAAATTGTCAAAGCAAAAGTTTTTGAACTTTCTTTTATTGCTTGGAAGTCTCAATGTGAAAGTATGCATACTATAGCCAGAGCTTGGATAGATAGCGCTAAAAGAAATTTAAGTCAAATAGCTATTGTTGATCCTTTAATAGGTGGTATTACTTATAGAAAAATGCTTGCTTTAAGCTTGGTTTTTAGCTCTTTCATAAAAAATATATCGCATGAGCTAAATATACAACCTACCCAAGGAAGCTATGCTCCAAAAGAAGAATGTATAGGAATTTTGCTCCCTGCTTCTATGGCTAGCTCTCTTTGCAATCTAGCTGTATTACTTGCAAATAAAATCGTAGTAAATTTAAACTTCACAGCAGGTGTAAAAGCGATTAATCAAGCCATTCAAAGTTCTCAAATTCAACAAATTTATACCTCTAGAAAATTTATAGAAAAATTAGAAAATAAAGGTATAAAACTAGAATTTGAAGAGCATGTTAGAATTATTTTTATGGAAGATGTTATCGCAAGCTTTAAAAGACAAAAACTCAAAATCTTTTCTATGCTTGCTTTAGTAAGTATCTTACCTACTTGTTTAATAAAAGCATTATTTGCACCTAATAAACAAAACCTTGCCATAGCTGCTATATTATTTAGTAGTGGTAGTGAAGGAACACCTAAAGGAGTAATGCTAAATAATCGTAATATTTTAAGCAATATAGCTCAAATTTCAGATGTATTATGTGCAAAAAATGAAGATGTTGTCTTATCTTCTTTACCACCTTTTCATGCTTTTGGATTAACTGTAACTACTTTTATGCCTTTATTAGAAGGGATTAAAAGCATAACACATGCTGATCCAACAGATGCACTAGGCGTAGCAAAAGCTATAGTAAAAAATAATGTTAGCATTATGTGTGCTACTTCAACTTTTCTAGGTATTTATGCAAGAAATAAAAAACTTGATGCGATTATGTTTGAAAGTTTAAGGATTATCGTCTCAGGTGCTGAAAAACTCAAAAGCGAAGTAAGAACTGCCTTTGAAATGAAATTTAAAAAACCTATTTTTGAAGGCTATGGAGCCACTGAAACCACTCCAGTTGCAAGTGTGAATTTACCGAATAAATTTGATCCTGATTACTGGATTTTACATCGTGCAAATAAAGAAGGTAGTGTAGGTATGCCTTTACCAGGAAGCGCTATACGCATAGTAGATCCATCTACTTATGAAAGTTTAAATCATGGAGAAGACGGATTAATACTCATTGGTGGTCATCAGGTTATGGTGGGTTATTTAAACAATAAAGAAAAAACCGATGAAGTTATCAAAGAAATCGATAACATACGCTGGTATAATACCGGAGATAAAGGCCATGTGGATGAGGATGGCTTTTTATATATAGTAGATCGTTATTCTCGTTTTGCAAAAATTGGCGGTGAGATGATATCTTTAGGAGCTTTAGAAGAAGAAATTGCTAAATTTATCAATACAGATATAGTAAAATTTTGCGCAGTTGCACTAGATGATGATAAAAAAGGTGAAATGGTATGCTTATTAGTAGAATGCCAAGAGCAAGATTTTGATGGAATTTGTGAAGTGATTAAAAACTCTACTATGCCTGCTATTTTTAAACCAAGTAAATATTTTAAAGTAGAGCAAATTCCGCTTTTAGGTTCTGGTAAAGTGGATTTAAAAGGCGCTAAAGATTTAGCTAAAATCTTGCAAGAAAATTAA
- a CDS encoding CocE/NonD family hydrolase: protein MKEIIFDFKNKVKVIENEWIILKDGTKLSSRIWLPQVKEKVPAILEYIPYRKNDGTRGRDEPMHGYFSGNGYAVVRVDIRGSGESDGLLEDEYLKQEQDDALEVIEWIAKQEWCDGNIGMMGKSWGGFNSLQVAARRPKNLRAIIVVGFTDDRFNEDIHYKGGCLLNDNFWWGNIMLAYQSRFVDPKIDPNGRNKWLNRLENMPLWPTLWLEHTLKDDYWKHGSVGENYDDIQVPVFALDGWADSYTNPVFTLMNSLKVPKKAVVGPWAHVYPHDGLPLPAMGFLQEALKWWDKWLKNEENDALETPMIQAYIENSSKPNSKTEKVEGRFVALNDFKKDIGYKKYYLNSYKLTCKKSSEFIKINTPLNHGLLSGEWMGAGVLGESPSDQRLDDGMAVVFESDFLEQDLDILGFPVLNVKITSDQEKAMLFAQLSEVRADGFVKRVSYGVVNLALSDDKEQFIPLKKDEFIQKQIKLDACGYRFTKGSKIRLSLANSFWPMFWPMPKISTLTLDLNECEFNLPCFNGQDSNKINMQAQSAPLTPITLLEEGRVDRSISYDILNDTWTCITDGVGGVFGEGVYRFDEIDVLVKHNLKRELKLQNENPLSAQYTITQTMQIGREGCMMEADIILTQTSDLEYFYIKGKIAVKENDKLVFDKKYDYKTKRNSL, encoded by the coding sequence ATGAAAGAAATTATTTTTGATTTTAAAAACAAGGTTAAAGTGATAGAAAATGAATGGATAATTTTAAAAGATGGCACCAAGCTTTCATCACGAATTTGGCTTCCTCAAGTTAAAGAAAAAGTTCCTGCTATATTAGAATATATTCCTTATAGAAAAAATGATGGAACAAGAGGTAGAGATGAACCTATGCATGGATATTTTAGTGGTAATGGTTATGCGGTTGTTAGAGTTGATATTAGAGGAAGTGGGGAATCTGATGGTTTATTGGAAGATGAATATTTAAAGCAAGAACAAGATGATGCCTTAGAAGTTATTGAATGGATAGCAAAGCAAGAATGGTGTGATGGGAATATTGGTATGATGGGTAAATCTTGGGGTGGATTTAATTCTTTACAAGTTGCAGCAAGAAGACCCAAAAATTTAAGAGCTATTATAGTGGTAGGTTTTACTGATGATAGGTTTAATGAAGATATTCATTATAAAGGTGGATGTCTGCTTAATGATAATTTTTGGTGGGGTAATATCATGCTTGCATATCAATCACGCTTTGTTGATCCAAAAATTGATCCAAATGGTAGAAATAAATGGCTCAATAGGCTTGAAAATATGCCTTTATGGCCTACATTGTGGCTTGAGCATACTTTAAAAGATGACTATTGGAAGCATGGATCTGTTGGAGAAAATTATGATGATATACAAGTTCCTGTTTTTGCATTAGATGGATGGGCTGATTCTTATACTAATCCTGTTTTTACTCTAATGAATTCTTTGAAAGTTCCAAAAAAAGCTGTCGTTGGTCCTTGGGCTCATGTTTATCCTCATGATGGCTTGCCTTTACCTGCAATGGGTTTTTTACAAGAAGCACTTAAATGGTGGGATAAATGGCTTAAAAATGAGGAAAATGATGCGCTTGAAACTCCTATGATACAAGCGTATATTGAAAATAGTTCTAAGCCAAATTCAAAAACAGAGAAAGTGGAAGGTCGTTTTGTTGCTTTAAATGATTTTAAAAAAGATATTGGCTATAAAAAATACTATTTAAATTCGTATAAATTAACATGTAAAAAATCAAGTGAATTTATCAAAATCAACACTCCGCTAAATCATGGGCTTTTATCTGGAGAATGGATGGGGGCTGGTGTTTTAGGAGAAAGTCCTAGTGATCAAAGGTTGGATGATGGGATGGCAGTTGTTTTTGAAAGTGATTTTTTAGAACAAGATTTAGATATTTTGGGTTTTCCGGTTTTAAATGTAAAAATTACAAGTGATCAAGAAAAAGCTATGCTTTTTGCTCAGCTTAGTGAAGTTAGAGCTGATGGTTTTGTAAAAAGAGTAAGTTATGGAGTGGTCAATCTTGCATTAAGTGATGATAAAGAGCAATTTATACCTTTAAAAAAAGATGAATTTATCCAAAAGCAAATCAAACTTGATGCTTGCGGCTATAGATTTACCAAGGGTTCTAAGATAAGATTATCATTAGCGAATTCTTTTTGGCCTATGTTTTGGCCTATGCCAAAAATTTCAACCTTGACTTTAGATTTAAATGAGTGTGAATTTAATTTACCATGTTTTAATGGTCAAGATAGCAATAAAATCAATATGCAAGCACAAAGTGCTCCTTTAACTCCAATAACACTTTTAGAAGAAGGTAGGGTAGATAGAAGCATTTCTTATGATATTTTAAATGATACTTGGACTTGTATTACAGATGGTGTTGGTGGAGTTTTTGGAGAAGGTGTTTATAGATTTGATGAGATTGATGTTTTAGTAAAGCATAATTTAAAAAGAGAATTAAAACTTCAAAATGAAAATCCATTAAGCGCGCAATATACCATTACTCAAACAATGCAAATAGGACGAGAAGGTTGTATGATGGAGGCAGATATAATTTTAACACAAACTAGTGATTTGGAGTATTTTTATATTAAAGGAAAGATAGCAGTCAAAGAAAATGATAAGCTTGTTTTTGATAAAAAATATGATTATAAAACTAAAAGAAATAGTTTGTAA
- a CDS encoding MFS transporter, producing MYENKEQSLKNNFFTLLLLSFCGSIIYGLPYFRKYYYDDYMSLYHLNNFEMGLLGSAYGLLGLFSYALGGYLADRFAPKKLLIFSLIATGLGGLLHLYFTSLNALLIIYGIWGITSLLTFWPSLMKIVRSLANSKEQAKAYGIFEGGRGVVGAAHLAIATSIFGYFQTKALAAQGIEMVIIFYSIAPIASAVLLFFLLKDEVNEQSEKIKIKDLVFLLKNSALWLVVAITFCTYFFNMSFYYFTPYASNVIGASAVFAAILTVLAQYIRPVSSVVGGFIADGYGKAKIMMIGFILMGIGVIFLMLSSKLNGFLQMSVLTSACVVIYVAMYSNFGIYYSLLSEGKIPIHLAGMAIGIVSTFGYLPEVFAPLLAGDLLDRYPGVKGFHIYFTIMIAMAILGVMFCLIWIKKYNKKEIK from the coding sequence ATGTATGAAAATAAAGAACAAAGTTTAAAAAATAATTTTTTTACATTATTGTTATTATCTTTTTGTGGATCTATTATTTATGGTTTGCCTTATTTTAGAAAATATTATTATGATGATTATATGAGTCTTTATCATTTAAATAATTTTGAAATGGGCCTTTTGGGTAGTGCTTATGGCTTACTTGGTTTGTTTTCTTATGCCTTAGGAGGATATTTAGCAGATCGTTTTGCGCCAAAAAAATTATTGATTTTTTCTTTAATTGCTACAGGACTTGGTGGTTTGTTACATTTATATTTTACTTCTTTAAATGCACTTTTGATTATTTATGGAATCTGGGGAATTACTTCATTATTAACTTTTTGGCCTTCTTTGATGAAAATAGTAAGAAGTTTGGCAAATTCTAAAGAACAAGCAAAAGCTTATGGAATTTTTGAAGGTGGTAGAGGTGTTGTTGGTGCTGCACATTTGGCTATAGCTACAAGTATTTTTGGATATTTTCAAACAAAAGCTTTAGCCGCACAAGGTATAGAAATGGTTATTATATTTTATTCTATAGCTCCTATTGCAAGTGCTGTTTTATTATTTTTTCTTTTAAAAGATGAGGTTAATGAACAAAGCGAGAAGATTAAAATCAAAGATTTGGTTTTTCTTTTGAAAAATTCAGCTCTTTGGCTTGTGGTTGCTATTACTTTTTGTACATATTTTTTTAATATGAGCTTTTATTATTTTACTCCTTATGCAAGTAATGTTATAGGAGCTTCTGCTGTTTTCGCAGCTATTTTAACAGTATTAGCTCAATACATTCGTCCTGTTTCTTCTGTAGTAGGTGGATTTATAGCAGATGGATACGGAAAGGCTAAAATAATGATGATAGGCTTTATTTTAATGGGAATCGGTGTTATTTTTTTAATGCTTAGTTCAAAATTAAATGGATTTTTACAAATGAGCGTTTTAACTTCTGCTTGTGTGGTAATTTATGTAGCTATGTATTCTAATTTTGGAATTTATTACTCTTTACTTAGTGAGGGAAAAATTCCTATTCATTTAGCAGGTATGGCTATAGGTATTGTATCTACTTTTGGATATTTACCTGAGGTTTTTGCACCTTTGCTTGCTGGGGATTTGTTAGATAGATATCCAGGTGTAAAAGGTTTTCATATATATTTTACTATTATGATAGCTATGGCTATTTTGGGTGTAATGTTTTGTTTGATTTGGATTAAAAAATACAATAAAAAGGAGATAAAATGA
- a CDS encoding NAD(P)-binding domain-containing protein, which yields MKIFDMVVIGAGPAGIAAGVEAKIKNKEVIVLEKADAICQTLVKFYKEGKRVDKAYKGCDSTNYGHINFEDGTRESTIEIFQNAIKEYNLEVKLSSEVESVKKDGENFIVSTANENYICKNAVIAIGRMGKPNKPSYTLPITLTKIINFNANSASQGEKILVVGGGNSAAEYAIDLAKNNDVTLCYRRETFSRLNDINLSDIQKAFEQGSVKAKLGIDIISIEDESGKAKVNFTNDTNEIYDRIIYAIGGSTPLDFLQKCSIEVDEKGVPSFDENKESNVKGLFVAGDIASKNGASIVVGLNDSFKICDHLYKC from the coding sequence ATGAAAATTTTTGATATGGTAGTTATTGGTGCTGGCCCTGCAGGTATTGCAGCTGGAGTAGAAGCTAAAATAAAAAATAAAGAAGTTATTGTTTTAGAAAAAGCTGATGCAATTTGTCAAACCTTAGTAAAATTTTACAAAGAAGGTAAAAGAGTAGACAAAGCTTATAAAGGTTGTGATAGCACAAATTACGGGCATATAAATTTTGAAGATGGAACTAGAGAAAGCACAATAGAAATTTTCCAAAATGCTATCAAAGAGTATAATCTTGAAGTAAAGCTTTCTAGTGAAGTTGAAAGTGTTAAAAAAGATGGAGAAAATTTCATCGTTAGCACTGCAAATGAAAATTATATTTGCAAAAATGCGGTTATTGCTATAGGTAGAATGGGTAAACCAAATAAACCAAGCTATACTTTACCTATAACTTTAACAAAAATCATCAATTTTAATGCAAATTCAGCAAGCCAAGGTGAAAAAATCTTAGTTGTAGGTGGTGGAAATTCAGCAGCAGAATACGCTATAGATTTAGCTAAAAATAATGATGTGACACTTTGCTATAGAAGAGAAACTTTCTCAAGATTAAACGATATTAATCTTAGTGATATTCAAAAAGCTTTTGAACAAGGCAGTGTAAAAGCAAAACTTGGCATAGATATAATTAGTATTGAAGATGAAAGCGGTAAAGCTAAAGTAAATTTCACTAACGACACAAATGAAATTTATGATCGTATTATTTATGCTATTGGTGGTTCAACTCCACTTGATTTCTTACAAAAATGCTCTATAGAAGTTGATGAAAAAGGCGTACCAAGCTTTGATGAAAATAAAGAAAGCAATGTAAAAGGATTATTCGTAGCAGGTGATATAGCGAGTAAAAACGGAGCTTCTATTGTAGTGGGTTTAAATGATTCGTTTAAAATCTGCGATCATCTTTATAAATGCTAA
- a CDS encoding tRNA1(Val) (adenine(37)-N6)-methyltransferase, which translates to MLKLFQYLKGYRYNNDSLLLFDFLSKYNLKGNILDIGCGCGILGLLIKQKFPNSNVYLLDIQERNIKLSYKNAKENKLEIQGICEDFLNYKSDIKFDFLISNPPFYKKNTQKSQDLHLCISRYQEFMPLEKMFAKINTLIKPNGSFFMCYEASFLDEICAYLKQFKLKLVSLQCVHTNIQTNARLVLMHIKKNSKSPCVIVPTLFMYENDVLNPKISEIYENTGTISYDV; encoded by the coding sequence ATGCTAAAACTCTTTCAATATTTAAAAGGCTATCGCTATAATAACGATAGTCTTTTACTTTTTGACTTTTTATCTAAATATAATTTAAAAGGTAATATCCTTGATATAGGATGTGGTTGTGGAATTTTAGGACTTTTGATAAAGCAAAAATTTCCAAATTCAAATGTTTATCTACTAGATATCCAAGAGCGAAATATCAAACTAAGTTATAAAAATGCCAAAGAAAATAAACTTGAAATTCAAGGCATTTGTGAAGACTTTTTAAACTATAAAAGTGATATAAAATTTGATTTTTTGATCTCCAATCCTCCATTTTATAAAAAAAATACACAAAAAAGCCAAGATTTGCATTTATGCATATCAAGATATCAAGAATTTATGCCACTTGAGAAGATGTTTGCTAAAATAAATACTTTAATCAAGCCAAATGGTAGTTTTTTTATGTGCTATGAGGCAAGCTTTTTAGATGAAATTTGTGCTTATTTAAAACAATTTAAATTAAAACTAGTTTCGCTTCAATGTGTTCATACCAATATACAAACTAACGCAAGACTTGTTTTAATGCATATTAAAAAAAATAGCAAAAGTCCTTGTGTAATAGTACCTACACTTTTTATGTATGAAAATGATGTTTTAAATCCAAAAATTAGTGAAATTTATGAAAATACAGGAACTATAAGCTATGATGTGTGA
- a CDS encoding YkgJ family cysteine cluster protein produces the protein MMCEKGFDYSFDESACEKCGGKCCTGESGYIYASKEELEAIASFLNLSFEAFKEQYLIKVGFKYSFKEAKYENGYRCIFFDTMHKKCLIYKHRPKQCRTFPFWEYFKTYKEELKKECIGVCFH, from the coding sequence ATGATGTGTGAAAAAGGTTTTGATTATTCTTTTGATGAAAGTGCTTGTGAAAAATGTGGCGGGAAGTGTTGCACTGGAGAAAGTGGGTATATCTATGCTAGCAAAGAAGAATTAGAAGCTATTGCTAGTTTTTTAAATTTAAGCTTTGAAGCCTTTAAAGAACAATATCTCATCAAAGTTGGGTTTAAATATAGCTTTAAAGAAGCAAAGTATGAAAATGGCTATCGTTGTATTTTTTTTGATACAATGCATAAAAAATGTTTAATTTACAAGCATAGACCAAAACAATGTAGAACTTTTCCATTTTGGGAGTATTTTAAAACATACAAAGAGGAGTTAAAAAAAGAATGTATAGGGGTTTGCTTTCACTAA
- a CDS encoding tetratricopeptide repeat protein, which translates to MYRGLLSLIIVFILTSLALAKGEDEILQALIYEEHGQFQKACDIYTNLFHENNESIYLQKALFLALSANLKQKNELLKASKDFLEHTAIARLNALYFFEIGDYKQAEAILYKLIKEEQDYRNYEILGDIFTKKALYTKALEQYNLAYKLFEHENLLLKIVEINIKNKNINQAKKALEEFVKSSQCTLKTCTLLLKIYQEQKNHKASIQTLEKLYKLNNDIKYIYAMIELLVQEKNYTQALNLTQKYNIDPDTKIFLYTQTKDYKKAYEIALKHYELSKDKKYLSMAGVLEFEIHMDPKSKKVTDPKILASIMKKFEQSVDIRSDALYQNYYGYALIEYDIDIAKGIELVGWALEQEPQNLYYLDSLAWGYYKLKDCKKAYEILQKTLHDKEFSSSDESKEHLKAIEKCLKQ; encoded by the coding sequence ATGTATAGGGGTTTGCTTTCACTAATTATAGTTTTTATCCTAACAAGCCTTGCTTTAGCTAAAGGTGAAGATGAAATCCTACAAGCACTTATTTATGAAGAGCATGGACAATTTCAAAAAGCATGTGATATTTACACAAATTTATTTCATGAAAATAACGAAAGTATTTACTTGCAAAAGGCTTTATTTTTAGCTTTAAGTGCTAATTTAAAACAAAAAAATGAACTTTTAAAAGCTTCTAAAGATTTTTTAGAACACACAGCTATTGCAAGATTAAATGCTTTATATTTTTTTGAAATAGGAGACTATAAACAAGCTGAAGCTATACTTTATAAACTCATTAAAGAAGAACAAGATTATAGAAATTATGAAATATTAGGTGATATTTTTACCAAAAAAGCTTTATACACTAAAGCTTTAGAGCAATATAATCTTGCTTATAAGCTTTTTGAACATGAAAATTTATTACTTAAAATAGTTGAAATTAATATCAAAAATAAAAATATCAACCAAGCTAAAAAGGCCTTAGAAGAATTTGTAAAAAGTTCACAATGCACCCTTAAAACATGCACCCTACTTTTAAAAATTTATCAAGAACAAAAAAATCACAAAGCAAGTATTCAAACCCTTGAAAAGCTATATAAACTCAACAATGATATTAAATACATCTACGCTATGATAGAATTACTAGTACAAGAAAAAAACTATACTCAGGCTCTAAATTTAACCCAAAAATACAACATAGATCCTGATACTAAAATTTTCTTATATACACAAACAAAAGATTATAAAAAAGCTTACGAAATAGCCTTAAAACACTATGAACTTAGTAAAGATAAAAAATATCTTTCTATGGCAGGCGTTTTGGAATTTGAAATTCATATGGATCCTAAAAGTAAAAAAGTCACGGACCCAAAAATTCTAGCTTCTATTATGAAAAAATTTGAGCAAAGCGTAGATATACGCAGTGATGCTTTATATCAAAACTACTATGGTTATGCCTTGATTGAGTATGATATTGATATAGCCAAAGGTATAGAGCTAGTAGGCTGGGCGCTTGAACAAGAACCACAAAATCTTTATTATCTTGACTCTTTGGCTTGGGGGTATTATAAACTTAAAGATTGTAAAAAGGCTTATGAAATTTTGCAAAAAACATTGCATGATAAAGAATTTTCAAGCTCAGATGAAAGTAAAGAGCATTTAAAGGCCATTGAAAAATGTTTAAAACAATAG
- a CDS encoding indole-3-glycerol-phosphate synthase TrpC codes for MFKTIDLKNHFSKTQKILESKKEIFPYDMLGRSLASNAFYPKDIYTLLLEKKLSHFLYSEDLNFNHGNFDAIILPTSPLLNQDIQNLSLFRRYHEKPIVQFDFIFDEYQILESLVYGADAFIVFPKMLKTMQLKKLYNFAIHLGLEAIFYLESKNDLNNAILAGARIFLLEDEKLLPLIPKNKALISKNIKNLHACIKES; via the coding sequence ATGTTTAAAACAATAGATTTAAAAAATCATTTTTCAAAAACACAAAAAATTCTTGAAAGTAAAAAAGAAATTTTTCCTTATGATATGCTAGGTAGAAGCCTAGCCTCTAATGCCTTTTATCCTAAAGATATTTATACGCTTTTACTTGAAAAAAAACTTTCGCATTTTTTATATTCTGAAGATTTAAATTTTAATCATGGAAATTTTGATGCCATCATCTTGCCAACAAGCCCTTTACTTAATCAAGATATACAAAATTTAAGCCTTTTTAGGCGTTATCATGAAAAACCTATTGTGCAGTTTGATTTTATTTTTGATGAATATCAAATTTTAGAAAGCTTAGTATATGGGGCTGATGCGTTTATTGTATTTCCTAAAATGCTAAAAACCATGCAACTAAAAAAACTTTATAATTTTGCAATACATCTTGGCTTAGAAGCCATTTTTTACCTTGAAAGCAAAAATGATCTTAATAATGCTATTTTGGCAGGAGCTAGAATTTTTTTATTAGAAGATGAAAAGCTATTACCTTTGATACCAAAAAATAAAGCTCTTATAAGTAAAAATATTAAAAATCTACATGCTTGCATAAAGGAGAGTTGA